Genomic DNA from Patescibacteria group bacterium:
AATTGAACTCGGATAATTGGGAAGAATATATATTTAACCCTGGTGAATAGCCACTCAAATGTTGGCTCCATAGTCCCGAATGGGCTGTGGAGCCGTCGTGCAATTATTTAAATTTCCACAATGAAGTATATTATTAATTGCACTAAGGCTCCACAGGGACGCGGCCACTATGGAGCCAACTATTTATTTCCTCTTTTTCCCAAAATATGTTAAAATAAGATTAATGTTAATAACTAATCTGTAATAAATATTTCGATATTTATTTACAATAGAGAGGGGGTGAATTCATGAAGAAAAAATTATCAAATAAGGTTGCAACAATAGTTATCCTTTTCGTAACTATGTTATCCGCATCTGCCATTTTTGCATCATCAGCATTAGCGCTTGACCCTTGGGCTAGCGGTGGCGCTGGCGAACAAGCCGTAGCAGATATCGGTCTAGGCACAAAAAGTCCAGTGGACGTGGCTACCAACATAATCAACATTATGCTTGGTTTCCTTGGTATGATTGCTGTAGTAATCATCTTGCTAGGTGGATTCAAATGGATGACTGCCGCAGGTAACGAAGATAAAATCAGTGAAGCGAAAAAACTTCTAGCCGCTGGTTTAATCGGCTTAATCATTATCTTAATGTCTTACGGTTTGGCTAAGTTCGTTATTGAACAAATGATGAATGCGACTACTTCCGCATAAATTAGTTTCAAAAATTAGCTAATATTATGAATCCGCCCTGGCGGGTTCATAACCGTGAACACAAGTTCGATTGTATTCACGGTTATGAATAAATTTAATTAATAATTTATAAAATCATTTTTGATTTTAAAAAAACTCTATGTTTAAAAAAATAAGTGCATTTTTCATGATCGCTTTCTCCCTTTTTATAATGAAAGCTTCCCCATCATTAGCCGAGGTTAATATCTGGACAGGTCCGGATGGTGTTGACACTCAAGCAAGCATTGAAGGCATTGGCTTTGAAGCTAATGATCCACGAACAATGGTGGCCAACGGTATCAAGATTTTTCTTGGCTTCCTGGGCATGTTGGCCGTTATTTTAATTCTTTATGCTGGTTTTCTATGGATGACTGCTGCTGGCAATGATGACAACATCAAAAAAGCTAAACAAATTTTATCCGCAGCTGTTGTTGGTTTAGTTATTATCTTAATGTCTTACGGTCTTGCTAGTTTTGTCCTAACTCAAATCAAAACCGCAACTGGTTCATAAACTAATTCGAAAAATACACAGATGACTAAAAATACAATCATCAAAAAAATATTTATTTTCACCTTCTTATTAATGGTTGCTTTGGCAAATGTAAGCTTAGCAGCGACTGATAATACAGGCGATGATACTTTGAAAAATTTAAACAAAACTGCCAACAAAGCTTATACAGGGTCAGAAACTGGAAGCATTACAGGCTCCGTTGGTCAATCATTACCAACTCTAGTTGGAAAAATCATCGGTACCGTTCTTTCTTTTCTGGGCGTCATCTTCATGGTTCTCATGATTTATGGTGGCTTCTTGTGGATGCTGGATCGCGGTGAAGGCTCGCATGCCAAAAAAGCTAAAGACTTAATCGAGGCTGCTATCATTGGACTAGTTATCGTCATGTCGGCTTACGCTATCACCGCCTGGATAGGACAAAAACTAACTACAGGTAATTAATTATTAAATTAATATAAAATGTTAAAAAAAGCCTTAACAATATTAAATACATTGCTCATTGTGATTATTTTTTCAGCAATGTTAATGCCCAGTATTGTTAGTGCCTTTAACGTTAACAACTTTGAAGAAAGTAGTAGTCTTAAAAAAACTGGCGACGAGACTGGTCACACCAGAATGAAGGTAACTGGCTCAAACTTAGAATATACAATCCCCTATATAATAAATTCTGCACTCTCACTTGTCGGCGTTATTTTTCTAATTTTAATGCTTTACAGTGGCTTTCTCTGGATGACCGCCAAGGATGATAACAAGGCCATCGATAAAGCTAAAGAAAATATAAAAAGCGCTTTAATAGGTTTAATAATCGTTCTAGGGGCTTATGCAATCACCCAATTAGTACTTGAATTATTTAAATCAACAGTAAACACAACAGCATGATAAATATTAAAAAATACATTACAATAGTTATTCTGGCCATTATATTATTAGCTAACTCTTCTCATGTTTTAGCTCAAGGTTTAAGTAGTGCTTTTAGTGAAAGCAGCAAGCTAAAAGATATGGCTGGCGCTGGAGGCATGGGCTATAACACTGAAACCACTTCGGATATCTTAATCGGCACTATTATCAATGCCTTTTTATCTGTTCTTGGCATCATCTTCCTTGTCCTAATGCTCTATGGAGGCTATCTCTGGATGACTGACCGCGGTAACGATGACTCAGTTAAAAAAGCCAAGAATGTTATTCAGGCAGCCATTATTGGCCTAGCCATCGTTCTTATTTCCTTTTCCATCTCCTACTTTGTAATTACTAAACTGGGAGACGCGACCTTAACTAAATAAATCTTATGAAAAAAATAAAAATCACACTGGTATCACTTTTCATGTCACTATCATTCGTCAATATTGCCTTTGCAATAACTGCTCCACTCGGCAACCTAGGAAAACTCAGAGAAAAAACTAGTTTTGCAGAGGGCGAAGGAACTGATACTGCTATGGCCGAAAATATCGGCATTGGCATCAATCTTTTTTTAAGTATCCTGGGCATCATCTTTGTTATTCTAATAATCTACGCCGGCTACAAATGGATGATGGCACAAGGAGACGACGGAGAAATTAAAAAAGCTAAAAGCACTATTAATCGAGCTGTAATCGGCCTAATTATCATCATTGGCTCATTTGCCATTTGGAATTTAATCTCTAACAAACTACTTCCAGTTTAACAAAAATATGTATTCACGTTTTGAAAAAATAATTACCCCCGTATTCATCTTCATCTTTGCGCAAGCAGCAAGTGCTACGGAAATAATAAATAAAACTGCTTCCACTGAAATTCGTAAACAGACAGATGCGCTTAGTTACGGTGCTGGTTTTGATAAAAATTTACAAGTCGGCTCAGTCTTGGGCACTGTGATTAAATCTTTTTTTAGCATCATGGGTATTGTTTTCTTAATACTTGTCCTTCATGCCGGCTACAAATGGATGATGGCTAATGGCAAAAAAGACGACGTTGAAGAAGCCAAGAATAGCATTACAAGAGCTGTTATCGGCTTAGCCGTTATGGTTGCCGCCTATGCGCTTACCGCCTTTATTTTCAACCAAATAGACCAAATACGTTAACAATATAGCCACTCAAACAAAAAAAGACGATTATAATAATCGTCTTTTTTAATATCTAAAAAATATCTTACGTGATCAACATATACAAGCCTGCACTCACCAAAGTCGCGCCAATCACTTTTTGAATTAAGACTCCACCGCCCAATTCCTCTTCGCTGACTTTGGGATACTTGGCGGAAATAAAGAGCACCAGCAGAATTAAGAAAACATATTGTACGCCTTGTAAAGAATTAATCAAAGCGACATTGCCCTTGCTAATCGCCCAATTCAACATAATAAACGCGAAAGCAGCTAAAAGGCGAACAGAAAAAAAGAAAAAAAGATTACCTGATTGACCGCCACTATCACTGCGACTTTCTTTAATCGAATGACGCCAAGCTGGAATTAACAGAATGGATACAGAGGCAATAAAACTACCCAGTCGCGACCAGACAAAGGCGCCAACAAAGGGCTGGTGCATATAAATATACTTTATCAAAACGTAATAGGCGGCAAAAAATAATGCCGAGGTAACAGAATTTAGAATCAAGCGCTGCGTCGGACGATAAGCCGCGTGAATACCGCCCAAAATATCACCAAACACAAACCGTACCCGTTCCCGAACTTGCCTAAACAAATAAAACTTTGTTTGTTTAATTGAAATTAAAAGACCACCGCCAATCAAAATCAAAAAAGCTAATAATTCTCGCTCCGATAGCGATTGACCTAAAAAAATAAAGGACAAGATAAAACTAAAAACCGGCACCAGTGCCCCCACGATTGGCACTACTCGAGTAGCCTCAGATTGATGAAGGGCTTTATACCAAAAAATTAAAGTAACTAAAAAAAGAACGCCAGCTAGAATATCCAAGCCCAGCTCCTGCAAATTTGGAAGCCAAAAATCCAGTGGCAAAATAATGAAGTTAAAAATACTCCAAATGCCAACAAAAAAAGCATAAGAAATCGACGAGTGAATTTTTTTGGACAACAAAAACTTATCCGCCACATAAACACCGGCATTGATGAGATATGAAATTACTGCAATGATTAACCACATAAACGTTGTTTCTCCCTCGCCCTGCCCTCTCCTATCCAGGAGAGGTAATTAATAAATATTTTTTACAGAGTAAGCTTATTTTCTTCACAAATTCTCTTATAAACAAACGCGCTCGGTTTTATTTTTCGTTCAAATGTTTTTCGATCAACAGTATACAAACCGAACTTTGGTCCAAAACCGTCTGCCCATTCAAAATTATCCAACAATGACCAGTGGAAATAACCACGCACATCGATTCCTTCTTGAATGGCGCGATGTACCCAATATAGGTGCTCTTTTATAAAGGCAGCACGATATTTATCATGTTCGTCAGCCAGGCCGTTTTCCATTACAATAATTGGCTTGCGAAAACGTCGCAAATATTTCAACACATTATAAATCCCCTTTGGATAAATCTCCCAACCCATATCGGTCATGCGTTCATTTTTATTTTTCTTGAAGGGTGGATAACAAATGATTCGATCATGGAAATAATAATCCAAGCCGACGTAATCCATATACTTCTTAATGCGTTTCAAAAAACGATGATTCCAAAAATAATGAAAGACTTTAGCTAGTAAATTATTCAAAGGGCCCCATTTTAAAGCTGGCTCAAAATCATTTATCAAACCTGTAATGCCAACCTTGGCTTTCGGAAATAATAAGTGAATATTTTTATAGGCACGCTTATGACCTTTAACCAGATTATTAAAGGCTTTTCTGGCCT
This window encodes:
- a CDS encoding EamA family transporter; translation: MWLIIAVISYLINAGVYVADKFLLSKKIHSSISYAFFVGIWSIFNFIILPLDFWLPNLQELGLDILAGVLFLVTLIFWYKALHQSEATRVVPIVGALVPVFSFILSFIFLGQSLSERELLAFLILIGGGLLISIKQTKFYLFRQVRERVRFVFGDILGGIHAAYRPTQRLILNSVTSALFFAAYYVLIKYIYMHQPFVGAFVWSRLGSFIASVSILLIPAWRHSIKESRSDSGGQSGNLFFFFSVRLLAAFAFIMLNWAISKGNVALINSLQGVQYVFLILLVLFISAKYPKVSEEELGGGVLIQKVIGATLVSAGLYMLIT
- a CDS encoding pilin is translated as MKKIKITLVSLFMSLSFVNIAFAITAPLGNLGKLREKTSFAEGEGTDTAMAENIGIGINLFLSILGIIFVILIIYAGYKWMMAQGDDGEIKKAKSTINRAVIGLIIIIGSFAIWNLISNKLLPV
- a CDS encoding pilin, with translation MLSASAIFASSALALDPWASGGAGEQAVADIGLGTKSPVDVATNIINIMLGFLGMIAVVIILLGGFKWMTAAGNEDKISEAKKLLAAGLIGLIIILMSYGLAKFVIEQMMNATTSA
- a CDS encoding pilin, with the translated sequence MLKKALTILNTLLIVIIFSAMLMPSIVSAFNVNNFEESSSLKKTGDETGHTRMKVTGSNLEYTIPYIINSALSLVGVIFLILMLYSGFLWMTAKDDNKAIDKAKENIKSALIGLIIVLGAYAITQLVLELFKSTVNTTA